Within the Micromonospora citrea genome, the region CGGCGCCGGGGCGCCTCGGCCGGCGTCGCCGGACGCTCGTCCACGACCGTCATCAGATACTCACCTCGCCGACCCCGACGGTGGTCTGCAACCAGATCACGAAGTTCGTCCACCCGCCGGTGACCAGCGCGAGGCCGATCAGGATCAGCAGCGCGCCGCCGACCCGGGTGACCCAGCGGCTGTGGCGCCGGACGGCGCGGAAGACCCCGAGCAGGCGCTGGAAGCCCAGCCCGAAGACGACGAACGGTATCCCCAGCCCCAGGCAGTACGCCACGGCGAGCACCACCGCCCGGTCCGTCTGGCCGCCGACGGCCGCCATGCCGATAACGGCGCCCAGGGTCGGGCCGACGCACGGCACCCAGCTCAGCGCGAAGACCGCGCCGAACACCGGGGCGCCGAGAAGCCCGGCGGCGGGCAGCCGGTTGATCCGGAACTCCCGCTGCAGCCCGGGGACGACCCCGACGTAGCCCAGGCCGAGCACGACGATGAGCGCGCCGATGACGATCTCCAGCGTGCGCTCGTACTCGAAGAAGACCCGGCCGACGCCGGCGAAGAGGATCGCGGTGGCGGTGAAGACGACGGTGAAGCCGGCGATGAACAGCAGCGTGCCGGCCAGCACCCGGCCCTTCACCGCGGCGGTCGCCGCCACGGCCCGCTCCCGCACCGCCACCCCACCGCCGTTGGTGTCGGGAGGGGTTCCCTCCGCCACCGGAGCCGTCGACGGGAAGCCCTTCCCGGCCTGCGGGCGACGGGTTTCGAGATCGGCCCCGGCGAGACCGGTGACGTACGACAGGTAGCCCGGCACCAGCGGGAGCACGCACGGGGAGAGGAAGCTGACCAGACCGGCGAGCGCGGCCGCGCCGATGGCGAGCAGCAGCGGACCGGACTGGGCGAGCTCCCGGAACGTCTCGCCCATCAGCGGGAACCGTTGGGCGCCGGCTGCTCGGCCGCGATCCGCTCGACGATGGGCTGGAGGCCCTCCTGCCTCACCGCCGCCCGGATCACGGCGGCGATCCGGCCGTCCCGGTCGAGCACGATGGTGGCCGGGATGGTGTTCGGCGGGATGTCCAGGGCGAGCGCCACCCGGCTGGGCGGGTCGAACAGGCTCGGGTAGCTGACCCCGAACCGCTCCTCGAAGGCGATCGCCTTGTCCCGGCTGTCCTGGATGTTGACGCCCAGGAAGGTCACCCCGGAGGCCTTGGTGGCCTGGTAGGTGTTCTCCAGGTCGTCCGCCTCGGCCCGGCACGGGTTGCACCACGAGCCCCAGAAGTTGACCACGACGACCTGGCCGCGGTCCTTCGCCACGTCGTGGCTGCCGCCGGTGAGCAGCTCACCGGAGATCTTCGGGGCCGGGGAGCGCTCGTCCGGGGCGCACTCGATGACGCCCTCGGGGCTGGTGCCGCAGGCCTCCTCCCGGCTCTGCGAGGAGCAGCCGGCCAGCGCCGCCGTCGCGACGGCGGCGAGCAGACCCGCGGTCCACCTCCGGGCGTTCATCAGGCCCCCTTGGCCGTCCGGGCTGTCGCCGACATCGCGATCAGGTGCGCGGCCGGCTCGGAGTAGCCGATGCCGACGACCTTGGCGCCGTCGAAGTGGAAGGAGGTGAGGCTGGCCAGCCCGCACTGGCGCCGGCGCGGGTCGTGCCAGAGCCGCTTGCGCTCGACGTGGCGGCGCAGCGTCCAGATGGGAAGCTGGTGCGAGACCAGCACGGCCTCGCGCCCCTCGGCGGCCACCCGGGCGGCGTGCAGGGCGGCGAACATCCGCTCCGCGATCGCCCGGTAGGCCTCACCCCAGGACGGGGTGACCGGGTCCCGCAGCACCCACCAGTTGCGCGGGTCGCGGAACGAGCCGTCGCCCGGCGAGACCTTCTTGCCCTCGAACCAGTTCGCGCTCTCGATGAGCCGCTCGTCCACGCCGACCGGCAGCCCGAACTGCGCGGCGATCGGCTCGGCCGTCTGCTGGGCGCGCTCCAGGGGGCTCGCCACCACGTGCACGACCTCGCGCTCGGCGAGCCCCTGCGCGGCGGCCTTGGCCATCTGCACCCCGAGCTCGGAGAGCCGGAAGCCGGGCAGCCGGCCGTAGAGGATGCC harbors:
- a CDS encoding cytochrome c biogenesis CcdA family protein; this translates as MGETFRELAQSGPLLLAIGAAALAGLVSFLSPCVLPLVPGYLSYVTGLAGADLETRRPQAGKGFPSTAPVAEGTPPDTNGGGVAVRERAVAATAAVKGRVLAGTLLFIAGFTVVFTATAILFAGVGRVFFEYERTLEIVIGALIVVLGLGYVGVVPGLQREFRINRLPAAGLLGAPVFGAVFALSWVPCVGPTLGAVIGMAAVGGQTDRAVVLAVAYCLGLGIPFVVFGLGFQRLLGVFRAVRRHSRWVTRVGGALLILIGLALVTGGWTNFVIWLQTTVGVGEVSI
- a CDS encoding histidine phosphatase family protein encodes the protein MSKTVVHVLRHGEVHNPEGILYGRLPGFRLSELGVQMAKAAAQGLAEREVVHVVASPLERAQQTAEPIAAQFGLPVGVDERLIESANWFEGKKVSPGDGSFRDPRNWWVLRDPVTPSWGEAYRAIAERMFAALHAARVAAEGREAVLVSHQLPIWTLRRHVERKRLWHDPRRRQCGLASLTSFHFDGAKVVGIGYSEPAAHLIAMSATARTAKGA
- a CDS encoding TlpA family protein disulfide reductase, which produces MNARRWTAGLLAAVATAALAGCSSQSREEACGTSPEGVIECAPDERSPAPKISGELLTGGSHDVAKDRGQVVVVNFWGSWCNPCRAEADDLENTYQATKASGVTFLGVNIQDSRDKAIAFEERFGVSYPSLFDPPSRVALALDIPPNTIPATIVLDRDGRIAAVIRAAVRQEGLQPIVERIAAEQPAPNGSR